The proteins below come from a single Papaver somniferum cultivar HN1 chromosome 11, ASM357369v1, whole genome shotgun sequence genomic window:
- the LOC113322131 gene encoding protein disulfide isomerase-like 1-4 produces the protein MGKTTRFLLFLTISALLIFNVVSSTEETKKDEEDLDEDLKFLLETEGDKSEEAHDHHHGHEHGESSGDEGEDDFENYDDFENSVDPDAAASDEDPFKVDADEKDVVVLKQGNFSEFIEKNKYVMVEFYAPWCGHCQSLAPEYATAATELKDEGVVLAKVDATEENELAQKYNVEGFPTVFFFIDGVHKSYPGQRTKEGIVSWIKKKTGPGVKNVTTVEEAETILGAEEKLVVGFFDSLVGSDSNELSSASKLEDDVNFYQTNNPDVAKVFRIDPKAKRPALVMLKKEAEKLSTYNGKFTTAAISEFVFENKLPLVNNFTRETAPMIFENPIKNQVLLFAASKDSEKYLPALQEAAKLFKGKLIFVYVEMDNEDVGKPVSDYFGVSGDGPKVLAYTGNEDGKKFFLDGEVTQASIKAFGEDFLADKLKPFFKSDPIPETNDGDVKIVVGDNFDAVVLDESKDVLLEIYAPWCGHCQTLEPIYNKLAKHLRGIDSLVIAKMDGTTNEHPRAKSDGFPTILFFPAGNKSFDPLTVEVDRTVVAFYKYIKKHASIPFKLQKPEAAPAASKTTESSNKDVKDEL, from the exons ATGGGAAAAACGACTAGATTTCTTCTGTTTCTGACAATCTCAGCTCTGCTAATCTTCAACGTTGTTTCTTCAACAGAAGAGAccaaaaaagatgaagaagatctAGATGAAGATCTCAAATTCTTATTAGAAACTGAAGGTGATAAATCAGAAGAAGCTCATGATCACCACCATGGTCATGAACATGGTGAATCAAGTGGTGATGAAGGAGAAGATGATTTTGAGAATTATGATGATTTTGAAAATTCAGTAGATCCTGATGCTGCTGCATCAGATGAAGACCCATTTAAAGTGGATGCAGATGAGAAGGATGTTGTGGTGTTGAAACAAGGGAATTTCAGTGAGTTTATTGAGAAGAATAAGTATGTCATGGTTGAATTTTATGcaccatggtgtggacattgtcAATCACTTGCACCTGAGTATGCAACTGCTGCTACTGAATTGAAAGATGAAGGAGTTGTTCTTGCTAAAGTTGATGCTACTGAAGAGAATGAATTAGCTCAGAAATATAATGTTGAGGGATTTCCTActgtcttcttctttattgatggtGTTCACAAGTCTTATCCTGGTCAACGTACTAA AGAGGGTATTGTGTCATGGATCAAGAAGAAAACAGGACCAGGAGTTAAAAATGTTACCACAGTTGAGGAGGCTGAGACTATTTTGGGCGCAGAGGAGAAACTTGTTGTTGGTTTCTTCGATTCATTGGTG GGTTCTGACAGTAATGAGCTTTCTTCTGCATCAAAACTTGAAGATGACGTCAACTTCTACCAAACAAACAATCCTGATGTAGCAAAAGTATTCCGAATTGATCCCAAGGCCAAGCGCCCTGCTTTGGTCATGCTGAAGAAGGAGGCTGAGAAACTTAGCACCTACA ATGGCAAGTTCACAACAGCTGCGATATCTGAGTTTGTCTTTGAAAACAAACTTCCACTTGTGAACAATTTTACCAGGGAAACTGCTCCCATGATTTTTGAGAATCCAATTAAGAATCAA GTTCTGCTCTTTGCTGCTTCAAAAGATTCAGAGAAGTATCTTCCAGCACTTCAGGAAGCAGCAAAACTTTTCAAGGGAAAG CTTATATTTGTCTATGTGGAAATGGACAACGAAGATGTTGGTAAACCAGTTTCAGATTATTTCGGCGTCTCTGGAGATGGTCCCAAA GTTCTTGCATACACTGGAAACGAAGATGGAAAGAAATTTTTCCTCGACGGTGAAGTTACCCAAGCCAGCATTAAG GCATTCGGGGAGGATTTCCTTGCAGACAAGCTTAAGCCTTTCTTTAAATCTGATCCAATTCCAGAAACA AACGATGGGGATGTGAAAATCGTGGTTGGAGATAACTTTGATGCTGTGGTATTGGATGAGTCAAAGGATGTTCTTCTTGAG ATTTATGCACCATGGTGTGGTCATTGCCAAACTCTGGAGCCTATTTACAACAAGCTAGCAAAGCATCTTCGTGGTATTGATTCACTAGTCATTGCGAAAATGGATGGTACCACCAATGAGCACCCCAGGGCCAAG TCTGATGGTTTCCCCACTATTCTTTTCTTCCCTGCTGGAAACAAGAGCTTTGATCCT CTTACTGTCGAGGTTGATCGAACAGTCGTAGCATTCTACAAGTACATTAAGAAACATGCTTCCATTCCTTTCAAGTTACAGAAACCTGAAGCCGCCCCAGCTGCATCTAAGACTACCGAAAGCAGCAACAAGGATGTGAAAGATGAATTGTAA